From Plasmodium chabaudi chabaudi strain AS genome assembly, chromosome: 12, the proteins below share one genomic window:
- a CDS encoding coenzyme Q-binding protein COQ10 homolog, mitochondrial, putative (term=annotation;date=20160326;qualifier=removed_product=conserved Plasmodium protein, unknown function;qualifier=added_product=coenzyme q-binding protein coq10 homolog, mitochondrial, putative;qualifier=added_literature=pmid:27015086;qualifier=added_gene_name=coq10;qualifier=added_GO:0005739;qualifier=added_GO:0048039;qualifier=added_GO:0006744;curatorName=ucb@sanger.ac.uk;~;query 171-171;GPI_cleavage_site_score=0.344;~iprscan;Superfamily:SSF55961; score=2.01E-7;query 52-171;description=null) translates to MIVGIAPCKLAVNKIIKRSYSILLDKFMNTKEIIYRKNVDIFCKNNIFFYTILNVDEYKNFLPYVTDSEITYKCEEYFNAVLQIENIIFKERYKSIIKYKYPTTITVSSHDTNLFYHLITEWDIKDKQDYINVDFYINFRLKNKLYQNFMNLYIKELGRNILYAFIKEAKSNSLKNVDSFLDNFKIK, encoded by the exons ATGATAGTTGGTATTGCGCCATGCAAACTTGCtgtgaataaaataataaaaagaagtTATTCTATACTTCTtgataaatttatgaataCTAAAGAAATCATTTATCGAAAAAATgttgatattttttgtaaaaataatatatttttttacacaatCTTAAACGTAGacgaatataaaaattttttaccCTATGTAACT gaCAGTGAAATAACTTATAAATGTgaagaatattttaatgcCGTTTTACAAAtcgaaaatattatttttaaggaACGATATAAATCAATAATTAAGTATAAATATCCCACAACCATAACG gtTTCCAGCCATGATACCaacttattttatcattta ATAACAGAGTGGGACATTAAGGATAAACAAGATTACATAAATGttgatttttatataaatttcaGG ctaaaaaataaattataccaaaattttatgaaccTGTACATAAAAGAATTAGGAAGGAATATATTGTATGCTTTTATTAAGGAAGCAAAATCTAATAGTTTGAAAAATGTAGATTCTTTTCTTGACAacttcaaaataaaataa
- a CDS encoding ras-related protein Rab-18, putative (pfam_scan;Pfam:PF00071.18; E()=2.1E-54;score=183.4;query 12-172;description=Ras;~iprscan;InterPro:IPR001806 : Ras GTPase;Pfam:PF00071; score=2.2E-54;query 12-172;description=Small GTPase;~iprscan;SMART:SM00176; score=1.0E-4;query 16-197;description=null;~iprscan;PRINTS:PR00449; score=3.5E-35;query 52-74;description=null;~iprscan;SMART:SM00174; score=1.2E-11;query 13-174;description=null;~iprscan;PRINTS:PR00449; score=3.5E-35;query 11-32;description=null;~iprscan;PRINTS:PR00449; score=3.5E-35;query 149-171;description=null;~iprscan;PRINTS:PR00449; score=3.5E-35;query 115-128;description=null;~iprscan;PRINTS:PR00449; score=3.5E-35;query 34-50;description=null;~iprscan;SMART:SM00177; score=7.1E-4;query 1-175;description=null;~iprscan;SMART:SM00175; score=5.5E-89;query 11-174;description=null;~iprscan;SMART:SM00173; score=1.1E-18;query 8-174;description=null;~iprscan;Prosite:PS51419; score=34.135;query 6-201;description=null;~iprscan;InterPro:IPR005225 : Small GTP-binding protein domain;TIGR_TIGRFAMS:TIGR00231; score=1.5E-30;query 10-165;description=Small GTP-binding protein domain;~iprscan;InterPro:IPR027417 : P-loop containing nucleoside triphosphate hydrolase;Superfamily:SSF52540; score=1.21E-57;query 6-186;description=P-loop containing nucleoside triphosphate hydrolase) has protein sequence MKNKNKYDYLLKLLLVGDSSVGKSSILCRYSDNQFEEKVLSTIGIDFKVKYLKIDNKTIKVGIWDTAGQERFRTLTSAYYRNAHAIILVYDCTVRESFENLDVWIHEIDKYSTNKNAIKMLVANKIDKPNHEVTKDEGKNFAFENNMLFCETSAKNDINITYCFEELIQQILNNPSLLELSVVTKNLKLGKKDEGRVSCVC, from the exons atgaaaaataaaaataaatacgaTTATTTGttgaaattattattagtaGGAGATTCCAGTGTAG gaAAAAGTAGTATACTATGCCGATATTCCGATAACCAGTTTGAAGAGAAAGTCCTATCAACAATAG GAATCGATTTTAAAGTCAAGTACCTAAAAATCGATAACAAAACGATAAAAGTTGGAATATGGGACACAGCAGGTCAAGAGCGGTTTAGAACCCTCACTTCGGCCTACTACCGAAATGCTCATGCAATTATTTTAGTATA cGATTGTACGGTTCGAGAGtcttttgaaaatttagaTGTATGGATTCATGaaattgataaatattcaacaaataaaaatgcgATCAAAATGCTTGtagcaaataaaattgataaacCAAATCATGAAGTAACAAAAGATGAAGGAAAAAATTTTGCCTtcgaaaataatatgctaTTTTGTGAAACTAGtgcaaaaaatgatattaatataacatattGTTTTGAAGAATTAATACAGCAAATTTTAAACAACCCCTCATTGCTTGAGTTAAGTGTTGTtactaaaaatttaaaacttGGGAAAAAAGATGAAGGTAGAGTCAGTTGTGTATGCTAG
- a CDS encoding conserved Plasmodium protein, unknown function (tmhmm; query 1-410; ~;query 75-142; ~;query 263-268; ~;query 326-409; ~;query 52-74; ~;query 143-165; ~;query 240-262; ~;query 269-288; ~;query 303-325; ~;query 1-51; ~;query 166-239; ~;query 289-302): MGTPQNENSALESSMSIAKKLKDKITNRKNNKENDKEVKTSLLGNKKIYFNFNYQLITAFLGYIINTFLYFLYISTFTKIFDIFIQILSKITHYDHQACIFTESIKGFIILIIWYDHLSAGYDGDPCLHLYKTDLKLINKREAIIACTSNILGSLLYLGVTNAIFPKSISAGGNRIIEVIQKNQIKKDNSFLTSFLYPKMPEFFKKHIMNLLIYVFPYNKGSVKYGDKIFLNNMDLYSSIIMDTLLNEFICSFLNYSLLYIYLFTKYNFAYPLQINLILTQLISLFSGRYNHLIVGPYMSLNWIINDCIIKNYSIIFLCSLTIFHYFGYKLASHIFKFPKLPIHYAKQYYKNIKEEQLQKCVKPDNTVDISTIPNQDITDTNIANSYLGKIFKFFIASYSNKIHKKKNA; the protein is encoded by the exons ATGGGTACACctcaaaatgaaaacagCGCATTAGAAAGCTCAATGAGCATAGCAAAAAAACTAAAGGACAAAATTACaaacagaaaaaataataaagaaaatgataaagaagTAAAAACAAGTTTAttaggaaataaaaaaatttacttcaattttaattatcaATTAATAACTGCATTTTTAggttatattataaatacatttttatattttttatatatatcaaccTTTACAAAAATCTtcgatatatttatacagatcttatcaaaaataacaCATTATGATCATCAAGCTTGTATATTTACTGAATCTATCAAAGgattcataattttaattatatggtATGATCATTTATCGGCTGGATATGATGGAGATCCATGTTTACACCTTTATAAAACAGACTTAAAACTAATAAACAAAA GGGAAGCCATAATAGCATGCAcatcaaatattttaggAAGCCTTTTATACCTTGGGGTTACAAATGCAATATTTCCCAAAAGCATAAGTGCTGGTGGCAATAGAATAATTGAagtaatacaaaaaaatcaaataaaaaaggataaCTCATTTTTAACATCCTTTTTATATCCTAAAATGCcagaattttttaaaaaacatattatgaatttattaatatatgtttttccATATAATAAAGGAAGTGTAAAATATggtgataaaatatttttaaataatatggatTTATATTCGTCTATAATTATGGACACActtttaaatgaatttatttgttcttttttaaattattctttgttatatatatatttatttaccaaatataattttgcatATCCTTtacaaattaatttaattcttACACAATtgatttcattattttcggGAAGatataatcatttaataGTTGGCCCATATATGAGTTTAAATTGGATTATCAATGattgtataataaaaaattattctattatttttctttgttctcttactatttttcattattttggcTATAAATTGGCTagccatatttttaaatttccAAAATTACCAATACATTATGCAAagcaatattataaaaatatcaaagaGGAACAATTACAAAAATGTGTTAAACCAGATAATACTGTTGATATTTCTACAATACCAAATCAAGATATTACTGATACAAATATAGCGAATAGTTATTtaggaaaaatatttaaattttttatagctaGCTATTCgaataaaatacataaaaaaaaaaatgcctAA